A portion of the Micromonospora tarapacensis genome contains these proteins:
- the pdhA gene encoding pyruvate dehydrogenase (acetyl-transferring) E1 component subunit alpha: MAKGDPGASTRGRRAAPRTRKASSGDPELVQLLTPAGERIDSVIGPDGIEYRVDFTDEEYRGLYRDLVLVRKLDAEATALQRQGELGIWASLLGQEAAQVGSGRALRTQDMAFPTYREHGVLYCRGIDPIMPLGLFRGVDQGGWDPNEFKFNMYTIVIGAQTLHATGYAMGVAMDGRTGTDDGEAVIAYFGDGATSQGDVNEAFVWAGVFNSPLVFFCQNNQYAISEPLERQTRIPLYRRAAGFGFPGIRVDGNDVLATYAVTRQALDNARHGQGPSLIEAYTYRMGAHTTSDDPTRYRIASEVEAWQAKDPIARMKTFLEREKIADTGFFTEVDEQARREAVDLRERVLAMPNPEPATMFDHVYPNGSPLLDEQRAEFSRYFASFEGSAH, translated from the coding sequence ATGGCAAAGGGCGACCCCGGGGCCAGCACCCGCGGCCGGCGAGCCGCACCCCGAACCAGGAAGGCCAGCAGCGGCGACCCGGAGCTGGTGCAGCTGCTCACCCCTGCGGGCGAGCGGATCGACAGCGTCATTGGTCCGGACGGCATCGAGTACCGGGTCGACTTCACCGACGAGGAGTACCGCGGCCTCTATCGCGACCTGGTGCTGGTCCGCAAGCTGGACGCCGAGGCCACGGCCCTGCAACGGCAGGGCGAGCTGGGCATCTGGGCGAGCCTGCTCGGCCAGGAGGCGGCCCAGGTCGGTTCGGGCCGGGCCCTGCGTACGCAGGACATGGCCTTTCCCACCTACCGCGAGCACGGCGTGCTCTACTGCCGGGGCATCGACCCGATCATGCCGCTGGGCCTGTTCCGCGGCGTCGACCAGGGCGGCTGGGATCCGAACGAGTTCAAGTTCAACATGTACACGATCGTGATCGGGGCGCAGACCCTGCACGCGACCGGGTACGCCATGGGCGTCGCGATGGACGGCCGGACCGGCACCGACGACGGCGAGGCGGTGATCGCCTACTTCGGCGACGGCGCCACCAGCCAGGGTGACGTGAACGAGGCGTTCGTCTGGGCCGGCGTGTTCAACTCGCCCCTGGTGTTCTTCTGCCAGAACAACCAGTACGCCATCTCCGAGCCGCTGGAGCGGCAGACCCGCATCCCGCTCTACCGGCGCGCGGCCGGCTTCGGCTTCCCCGGCATCCGGGTGGACGGCAACGACGTGCTGGCCACCTACGCGGTGACCCGGCAGGCGCTGGACAACGCCCGGCACGGGCAGGGCCCGAGCCTGATCGAGGCGTACACGTACCGGATGGGCGCGCACACCACCTCCGACGACCCGACCCGCTACCGCATCGCGAGCGAGGTCGAGGCGTGGCAGGCCAAGGACCCGATCGCCCGGATGAAGACCTTCCTGGAGCGGGAGAAGATCGCCGACACCGGCTTCTTCACGGAGGTGGACGAGCAGGCCCGCCGGGAGGCGGTGGACCTGCGCGAGCGGGTGCTGGCGATGCCGAACCCGGAGCCCGCCACCATGTTCGACCACGTCTACCCCAACGGGTCGCCCCTGCTCGACGAGCAGCGCGCAGAGTTCAGCCGGTACTTCGCGTCGTTCGAGGGGAGCGCACACTGA